GGCCGTAGCCGCTGTCCTCAATGAGCCCCTGGGCCCGCATCTCGCCCAGCACGCGCACCACCGTCTCCACCGCCAGCCCGCACATCGAGGCGATCTCGCCCCGGGTGAGGGAGACGGAGGAGCGGCCGTCCCGGCACTCCGTGGTGGAGAGCAGGGTGGAGGCCACTACGGCCCGGGCGGGCAGCGTGGAGATGTTCTGCAGCCGCAGGTAGCCGAGGTGCAGCTCCTCGGCGAATCCTACCAGCAGGGCACAGGCCAGTTCCGGGTTCTCCCGGATCGTCCGCCAGCCGGCGTCCCGGTCGATGAACCAGACCTCTGCCCCCTGGCGGCCGGCGCGGGCGCTGATGCAGTAGGAGGGCGACATGCGGAGGCCGGCCAGCCCCACGGGCGAGCCGGCCGGCGCCATGCGGATGATCTGCTCCCGCCCGGCGGCGTCCACCGCGTACTCGAGCACCTGGCCGCGGCCCACCAGCCACCAGCCGATCACCGGCTCGCCCTGGCGGAAGAGGACCTCGCCGCGGGCCAGCTCCCGGCGGGAGGCGTGCGGGCGGAGGAGCATCAGCTGCTCCCGCATGTCGCGCCAGCAGTACGGCGCGCCCCGCCGCCGCACCGGGCAGTCCTCACAGCGGATTCGCTCGGCTGCGCTGGACATGGCATCACCCCTTCATTTCACCATGAACCATCCGCCCCGGCGGCGCCATCCATCGAAGTATTCGTTTTTGGATATTTCGCTGATGTTACTACTTTGGGGGATACGGCCTGGGTCATTTGGTTCGTTTGCCGGAAAGACGGCCTGAAGAAGTATCCATATTTGACGCATTTCTGACCCAGGTCAATGAATTGGCCGCTGCGCTCTGGTACGCGTGAGGTGACCTGGGACTGCCAGGTGAGAACGACAGCGCAGGGAGGTCAGATCATGACGAAAGACCCGACGCCTCTGGTGCGCGGCGCAGCGGTGCTGCTCATGACCCTGGTCACCGTCTTCCACATCATCGGCGGCATCGGCGCGGTCTGCGTCTCGTTCGGCGGGCCCGACTACAGGCCGGCCGTGCCCTACATCCCGTACCACCACATCTACCAGCCCATCACCATCGCCGTGATGATCCTCGGCTTCGTCTTCGTCATCCTGACGTACGCCATGTTCCGCGGCGAGCGCTGGGCGGTCTGGACCGCCATCGGCCTCATGGCCTTCAGCCTGGTCATCACCTACATCCGGATGCAGTACGCCCTGATGATCCGGGGCGGCACCGCGCCGACGAACGTCCGGTTTTACATCACCGTCGTCACCTTCCTCTACATGCTGGTGACCCAGGTTCCCACCATCCGCAGGCGGGTGGACTGGAGACGGCCCCTGGGCAGGACGGGATCGTACAGCACCCCGGGCGGCGTGGCCCTGATGGTGGCCGGACTCTTCACGGCGCTCTCCCCCTGGGGCGTGGGGGCCAGCCACGTGATCGACGGGGTCAACTACGCGCTGATCATGCTGAAGCCCCTGCTGGCCCTGGGCGGCACGCTGATGCTGATCGGTGCCGGCCTGCTGCTCTCCGTGTGGCTGGGCAGGCCCGTGGACCAGGTGCTGGTGGATTGGGTGCGCCGGCGCACGGTGGCGCGGCGGCCGGAGTTGGCGACGGAAGGAGGGCGCCGGTAATGGGCGGTGGAGGCGGCGGTTTCCTGCAGTACATGGACAGCATGGCCATGGCCTTCGGCTTCCTGCTGTTCCTCTGGGTGCTTCACCACGCCTGCGGCCGGTACATCAGGCTGCACCACGGTGCCTTCCTGGGCGGCTCGATGGTTGCCACCGTGGTGGTCTTCCTGGTGGGTCGCAAGGCCGAGCTGGCCCTCGACCCCTTCGTCGGCACGATGACGCTGCTGGCCGCCGTGCTCCTGGCCGGGGGCTTCCTGGCGATGGCTGACGTACGGCGGCGCATCACCCCGTACTTCATGGCCTTCTGCATGGTGGGCGTGCTGGGCTACGCCCTGGCGGCCCACTACGGCAACGTGACGGCGCAGATCTGGCAGATGCCGCTGTTCTGGGCGACGGTGATCCCCAGCGCGGCGGCGCTGCTGGCCCTGCCCGTCTGGCTGATGACTTCCAGGGGCGACGGCATCCACGCACTCTGGGTGCCGCTGGGCACCATCCTGCTCTGCGTGGCGGGCTACTACATGGTGGGCACTACGAACCAGACCATTGCCATTCCGGCAGAGAACGCGGCCCCGCTGATCAACACCCTGCTGGCCGCCGGTTTCTTCTGCCTGCTGCTGGGCTTCCTCCTCGTCCGGCGGTGGTTGGACGCGGAGAAGGCGGAGGAGTAGCGTTCGTTTCCGCAGCGCGATCGCACGCCCCGTGCCGCATGGCACGGGGTTTTCGCGGTGCGCCCAGCATGGGCGCTGACTTGTTGGTGAAAGTCCAATACGGGCGAGGTGGCACCAGCCCGTTAGCCAAAGGCAAGGGCTGCCCAG
This genomic window from Symbiobacterium terraclitae contains:
- a CDS encoding Crp/Fnr family transcriptional regulator, producing MSSAAERIRCEDCPVRRRGAPYCWRDMREQLMLLRPHASRRELARGEVLFRQGEPVIGWWLVGRGQVLEYAVDAAGREQIIRMAPAGSPVGLAGLRMSPSYCISARAGRQGAEVWFIDRDAGWRTIRENPELACALLVGFAEELHLGYLRLQNISTLPARAVVASTLLSTTECRDGRSSVSLTRGEIASMCGLAVETVVRVLGEMRAQGLIEDSGYGHIELLDPCRLHRISLALDERSSTSI